Below is a genomic region from Castanea sativa cultivar Marrone di Chiusa Pesio chromosome 2, ASM4071231v1.
agctaggggcaatgactgtaggcTGATTAAGTCCTTACCttcgtctgacagaaactggaagacagaatttttctttgtctctggtttctgggcggggtCTCCTATCGAGGTTGGTAGAGATACATTCCCTCCTTATACCggagaattagggaaccttcatCAAGAAGGTATGTTGTGTTTTTCCttcactcctttttttttttattgattttgttgtgttttatttttaaacagtggtctaaccttaattttcctcttctttttgcagCTGTGAGGCGTCCTCCTCTGAGTAAATTCCACCGTGATCGCGTCCACAGGGCTTGTCTATACCCCGAGAGAGATTTTCACTCGTTGGTGACCCTTCAACGTCTACATAGGTGGGGACTTGGTCCTGACCCGTCCGTCGAAGCCCTCGCGCACGAACTAACCGTCCGTAGACgtgaatgtttttattctttaaaacgtgtgtattatatatattttttattttgttactataattcatttatttgtttttatttttaggaatggcaactaTGAAGGAAAACAAGGGGAAAGAGGTGGTCGAGGAAGTGGCTAGACCTGAAGCTCGTCCTGCTGCTGGGGATAAGAGAAAAAGCTtgtccaagcatgtggacttggctagcttgccCAGTCGTCGGGGGAAGAAGGCCAAGTTTGGGTCGTCCAGGCCCGAGACTGCTAGGCCTGATCCTCCTTCCCAGCCGCCCATCCCGGTCGTTGATATAGACTCGTCCACGCCTGTCAGCGTCACTCTGTCCAAGTCCCCAGCTCCTGattcgtcccagcctcctcgAAGGATTTCTACTAATTTGTTGGAGAATGAGGATCtggcttgggaacgattccaagaggTTGTGAAAGGCGAAGACATGGCTGCGTGCTATGACATGTCTTTGAAGGAGTTCGAGCACTCTGGCGTCCACGATCTCTTTAAGGTGACCATCTTGGCCTCGTCTTGGTTTAACCATGTTACCCAATGttatttctatcttttgaaCTTTCTGTTCttccatgtaggcaatgtcgaagttcatagctgcgtccaggtAGGCCATAgagatggacaggacgaggatccttctagagaaaagaatagaagagatcaagaacgactgtaggacgtgggccgaggtggcgaacaaggccaaggacgaggctaaggagttgaaggctttggtgggggaACTGAAATCCGACGCTGCCAGGAAGGACGACCGTCTCGACCTTCTCCAAAAGAAGAATGACGAGCTGAGTCTTCTTCTTAAGAAAGCTAAGGACGAGGCAGTGGAGGAATTTAAAGCGTCCAAAGAGTTCA
It encodes:
- the LOC142623331 gene encoding uncharacterized protein LOC142623331, with the translated sequence MATMKENKGKEVVEEVARPEARPAAGDKRKSLSKHVDLASLPSRRGKKAKFGSSRPETARPDPPSQPPIPVVDIDSSTPVSVTLSKSPAPDSSQPPRRISTNLLENEDLAWERFQEVVKGEDMAACYDMSLKEFEHSGVHDLFKAMSKFIAASR